A segment of the Fusarium oxysporum f. sp. lycopersici 4287 chromosome 4, whole genome shotgun sequence genome:
GTGAATCTTCAGACGAGCATAGGCTTAGGCGGCACCACGTACCATTGTGATGGTAATCGGAATTGGGAACAACCATTGCATCGTGATCGTGGTATCAAAAGCTTAACATATTCTTTTGTTTCACCCCTTCATACTTGTGCATCCTGTTGCATACAAATTTCGTCATCACTGACCGGTTCAGTAAAGCCAGGGTCCAGAATCACACTCAATTTTCACTTAAGAATACAAACAAAATCTATTATTTCGTTTTCAAGTCTTTCGAAGTCCACATCCTTTTAACGATTTGAGCCCCCCGCCGCGTGCGTATCCTCACGTACACATCTCGAGGATACACAATCGTCTGATCATCATATGTCTCATCAGCACCTTTCGCTAGCCACTCTGTCATCGGCTAAATCCTCAAGCGGGGAGATAGAAACGAGAGAACGGGGAGGCAGACAACCCCCATTGCGCCTATGAGACACGACAGAGAGAAATGCACATCGAATTCAACACCTGTATTTCTTAGGGCTGAAACAACCATTGAAATCATGTTTGCAGCGCAACCAAAGAGGCACATCAGACAATTCCGAGAGTTACAAGCTGATTTGCAACGGCGTTATGCTCCCATATCATTCAGAACTCCAAGAATCAGTAAGGGAAGAGAAGTACAACAGGAAATGCCATGGTTTCAAGAAATTATTCTGAGTAAAAGGAAAACAGGGAGGGGTATAGGTATGGTTCAGCTGAGGACAGTCATCACGCTCGTGGTGCCATGGTCATTGAGTGAGGCGTTTACTGGTTAATCTTCTCGTTGACGGCAGTGGTGGtctcggccttcttctggtgCAGGAAAGAGCTCAACCAAGAGAGTGTCTCGTTGCTGACGACGAGGACGGTGGTAACGGCAGCTTTTCCGTGCGCGACGAGGCCTCCTTGCTCGACCTTCTTAATCTCAGAGTTGTAGACCTGGAAGACGTGGTCCTTACCCTCAAGACCCTTCTGAATTgggaagaggatgagagcACGGGTATCTTGGTAGAGTTCATCGGTGGGCTTCTTGACGACGGGGAACTTCTCATCGATACGGTCGAGGGTCTTGTCGCCTAGGGAGTCGACCTTCTGGACATAGGGAGAGACATATTGGTAGGGCTTGGCGAAGTAGGGGACGACGGGAGCGGCGAAGGTCTGGTAAGCAGCGTCGGTGAGCTTGATGGAGCGCTGGCCGAATTCGTTGGACTTGAAGGAGTGGACGCCGTCGCTAATGACAGGGTAGTTGAGGAGATGCTGCAAACGGGTTAGTTTGAGTCGCAAAGTGGTGGGCTATTCAACAATTACCTGGACGAAAGCAGAATACTGAGCAGCGCTCACGTCGCCATTAACTTGATGAGACATGGTAGTTGTTTTAGGATTGCTTGCAAAGAATCAGTGCAAGTGGTGAAGTCGCAAGGTTCGAGATGAAGTCAATTGCTTGTCGAAATCGTGATGACGTTCGATGACGAGTGATAGATAAGCTTGGATTCGAGTCAGGAACGGTAATTTTCTTTAAGAGGAGCTTCAGGTGGGATGTGATGGCGTAGGATAGATaaacagaagagaagaaggtgggAAAGTGGGAAAGTGGGATGGTCGCAATTGAAGGGGACCTGCAGAGGCTAAAAGGGAACAGGatggacgaggaagaggggAGGAGTAGTCAGGACCAAATTGTGTGTCTGTGTGTGCGTTACGTCTGAGGTCAGATGAGggagatgatgttggtggGACGCCACAGTATGGAAGCTCATTACCTACAGTTTTTGGTGTAAAAGAACTCggaggaagaagggaaaaCGAAGAGGAAAGGGCCTATCTAGGTTAATAAATGCGCTTTGGGTGTGCTGTAAGTGCTGTCCAGTAGGTAGGGGGCTAGAAAATTCCGGAGAGTAACCCACCTTTACGATACAGCAAATATCAAGGTGCAGCTGTTTTTTTGCCATCGCGAGGATTCTGGAggagtgagtgagtgagtgttAGGGAGCAATCAATTTGCATGTGCAAATGCGCAAACATGTGCTTGTACTAGACAAGGTATCTTTAGAGCTATTTTGGGCTGAGTGGATACTTGACGTAGCTTGGGCATGTAGGTACTGGTAACTCATTATCTTGTGGCTGATTCAAGCTGTTTCTTGTGAGTCTCCCTTTTTTGATATTGGATGAAGGAAAAGATTGGAGATTGGCATCATTACATCTCCGCTGAGACTTTAGCTGAGGTTATCGAATGACATGTCAGCCACATGCTTTCAATTCTTGTAGCCCTGACCAAACATCAATTCGATCATAGCAGTAGGCATCAGTCAGTATCAGTCAGTCGGTACAGGACAGGCATTGGTGGGGTGCTGTTGGGCCTTTGTGACACCATCACAGTCAAAAGATAGGCAATCGTTCGACTCAGCCGCATGCCCTGTCTCTGAGAGTTCATTCCTCGTTTCATCTCTTTCCTCAACAGCCATTCGATCAAATGGCTCGCCCCGGGAAGACGGGAGCTCATTAATTAGGTACGTACCCCTGCTGCTCGCGTAATGTCCCTGCAGGCAGTAAAAGGAATGAATGATCTCCGTGACATGTGAAAGTGGCCCCTCCCCCCACTCTCCAAGCAATAACGTTTCCCTTACTCCAAACATaaccaacaccaagattgTCAATTCGATTCAAATCTCCCAACAAAAGAGCTTGAGCTATAGAATCCCTCTCTCACTGATCAAGGAGTGCAGCTATTACAATTCTGCATCGACGCCACGCGTCCTTGGCGTCAATCAAGCAAGAATGAGCTCTTGATACAATATGTGTTCCTTTTGGGTATTCCGAACGAAATGGCATTCAAGTGAATGAGACTTATTACTTTGGAGGCTTTGACATCTCCACTGTCTACAGCCGGCTTATCAACTTCTTCCGCGGGCTCAGTTAGTTGGCACATGAATGTGGAAGCGTTGCCTCTCCTCGGAGATAATGGCCAATGGCCAGTTCCGTGGAGTGCAATACCAcacaatgcaatgcaatggAAAATCA
Coding sequences within it:
- a CDS encoding hypothetical protein (At least one base has a quality score < 10); the encoded protein is MSHQVNGDVSAAQYSAFVQHLLNYPVISDGVHSFKSNEFGQRSIKLTDAAYQTFAAPVVPYFAKPYQYVSPYVQKVDSLGDKTLDRIDEKFPVVKKPTDELYQDTRALILFPIQKGLEGKDHVFQVYNSEIKKVEQGGLVAHGKAAVTTVLVVSNETLSWLSSFLHQKKAETTTAVNEKINQ